The Pelodiscus sinensis isolate JC-2024 unplaced genomic scaffold, ASM4963464v1 ctg218, whole genome shotgun sequence region catgaggaattcctggacagtattcctgtggagtccacggaggtcactgtcctaggatgtgggactgttgaccagccacttatggaggaagcagtggtgcagggtgagaactggcagctggttacttccggcagcaggcagtgttccacccctgctcctaaccctcccactgtgttgttacataaccgttacactttactttctgcaggagacaaggagtcaccccccacagtggaggagaccaggccttgcaccaccaaggttgagcagtctcctgccaccactgcgaggaggaaacatagggtggttggagactctgttctgaggggaacagaggcacccatctgtcgccctgacagttcatctcgaaaggtatgctgtctgccaggggcccgtatccgagatgttacggaggcattgtcgaggattatctggccctctgactactaccccatgctactcatccacgtgggcacaaatgatactgccaggtgtgacactgagcggatcaagtgtgactacagggccttgggagtacgggtgaaggagtttggagcgcaggtggtattctcttctatccttcctgtcaaaggtaggggcccgggcagagagaggtgcatcctggaggtgaatgcctggctgcgacgatggtgtcaccagaagggattcggcttccttgatcacggggtgctcttccaggaaggactgcttggcggagatggagttcacctttccaggagtgggaaggccttgtttggacacagactggctaaccttgtgaggagggctttaaactaggttcgacgggggcaggtgagcaaagcccacaggtaagtgctgaatgtgcgggactaggagatgggttggaaatgggggggactacggcctataatggcaaggagaaaggagggtcagggcacaacagggaggcaagaccaaatcagtatcttagatgcctatatacaaatgcgagaagtatgggtaataagcaggaagaactggaattgctaaccaataaatacaactatgatatcattggtattacagaaacctggtgggatgggacgcatgattggaatgttggtatggaagggtacggcttgctcaggaaggacagacagggaaaaaagggaggggttgccttgtatattaaaaatgtacacacttggactgaagtggagatgaacgtaggagatagctgtgtagagagtctctgggttaagctaaaaggggtaaaaaacgagggtgatatcatgctaggcgtctactacaggccacctagccaggtggaagaggtggatgaggccttttttaaacaattaacaaaattatccaaagcccaagatttggtggtgatgggggacttcaactatccagacatatgttgggaaactaacacagcgaggcacaggctatccaataagtttctggctgcattggagacaactttctgtttcagaaggttgaaaaagctaccagaggagaagctgttctggatttggttttaacaaatagggaggaactagttgagaacttgaaagtggaagacagtataggggacagtgatcacgaaataatagagttcatgatcttaaggaaaggtagaagggagaccagcacaattgaggtaatggatttcaggaaggcagattttgataagctcagagaacttgtaggtaaggtcccatgggaagcaagactgaagggaaaaacaactgaggagagttggaagtatttcaaagggacgttgttaagggcccaaaagcaaacaattccgctgtgtaggaaaaatagaaaatatggcaaaagaccagcttggcttaacaaggagatcttgcatgatctcaaaataaaaaaggagtcctataaaaaatggaaactaggacaactaacaaaggacgaatataggcaagcaacacgggaatgcaggggcaagattagaaaggcaaaggcacaaaatgagatcaaactagctacaggcataaagggaaacaagaagaccttttataaatacattaaaagcaagaggaagaccaaggacagggtaggcccactgcttagcgaggagggagaagcagtaacagggaacttggaaatggcggagatgctcaatgacttctttgtttcggtcttcaccgagaagtctagaggtgtgcctaacgtggtgaatacaagcagagagagggtaagtttagaagataggatacacaaagaacaagttaaaaatcacttaggaaagttagatgtcagcaagtcaccaggtcctgatgaaatgcatcccaggatactcaaggagctgatagaggaggtatctgagcctttagctatgatctttgaaaaatcatggcagacaggggagattccagaagactggaaaagggcaaatattgtgcccatctataaaaaggggaataagaacaacccaggaaactacagaccggtcagtttaacgtctgtcccagggaagataatggagcaggtaattaaggaaatcatatgcaaacacttggaaggtaataaagtgatagggaatagccagcatgggtttgtgaagaacaagtcatgccaaactaatctgatagctttctttgataagataacgagccttgtggataagggagaagcggtggatgtcatatacctagactttagtaaggcatttgatacggtctcgcatgctattcttattgataaactaggcaaatataacttagatagggccacgataaggtgggtgcataattggctggataaccgtagtcagagagttgttgttaacggttctaaatcctgctggaaagggataacaagtggagttcctcaagggtctgttttgggacccgtactgttcaatatcttcatcaatgatgtagatattgggatagagagtacgcttattaagtttgcagatgataccaaactgggtggggttgcaacttctttggaggatagggacataattcaaaatgaccttagcaagttagagaaatggtcagaggtaaacaggatgaggtttaataaagagaaatgcaaagtgctccacttaggaaggaacaatcagttccatacatacaagatgggaagcgactgtctaggaaggagcatggcggaaagggatctaggggtcatagtggaccacaagttgaatatgagtcaacagtgtgatgctgttgcaaaaaaagcaaatatgattctaggttgtatcaacaggtgtgttgtaagcaaaactcgtgaagtcattctgccgctctactctgcactagttaggcctcagctggagtactgtgtccagttctgggcgccacatttcaagaaagatgtggagaaattggaaagggtacagagaagagcgacaagaatgattaaaggtttagagaacatgacctatgaagccaggcttcatgaactgggcttgtttagtttggaaaaaagaagattaaggggggacatgatagcggttttcaaatatctaaaagggtgtcacaaggaggaaggcgaaaatttgttcctcttggtttctgaggacaggacgaggagtaatgggcttaaagtgcagcaggggaggtttagattggacattaggaaaaaattcctaactgtcagggtggtcaaatattggaataaattgccaagggaggtggtggaatctccctctctggagatatttaagaacaggttagatagacatctgtcagggatggtgtagacggagcttggtcctgccttgagggctggactcgatgacctctcgaggtcccttccagtcctattattctatgattctatgggagaccagaactgcacacagtattccaaatggggtctcaccaatgccttgtataatggcactaacacctccttatccctactggaaatacctcgcctaatacatcccaagatcgtattagcctttttcacggccatgtcacaatggcggctcatagtcattctataatcaaccaggactccgaggtccttctcctcctccgttacttccaactgatgtgtccccagcttataactaaaattcttgttattaatccttaaatgcataaccttacacttctcactattaaatttcatcctattgctatcactccaatttacaagatcatccagatcttcctgtatgatatcccgatccttttctgaattggcaatagctcccaactttgtgtcatctgcaaattttattaggacacttccacttttggtgccaagatcagcaataaaaagattaaataaaattggccccaaaactgatccctgaggaactccgctagtaaccttcctccaatctgacagttcacctttcagtatgacccgctgtagtctcccctttaaccagttgcttatccacctctcaactttcatattaatccctatcttttccaatttaaccaataattccccatgtggtactgtatcaaatgccttactaaagtcgaggtagattagatccactgcatttcctttatctaaaacatctgttactttctcaaaaaaggagatcaggttggtttggcatgatctaccttttgtaaaaccatgttgtaatttctcccaattgccattagcctcaatgtctctaactactttctccttcaaaattttttccaggatcttacatactacagatgtcaaactaacaggcctatagttacccgggtcgctttttttccctttcttaaaaatcggaactatattagcaattctccagtcaaatggtacaacccctgagtttagagatttattaaaaatttgtgctaatggacttgcaagttcatgtgccagttcctttaatattcttggatgaagaccatctgggccccccgatttactcccattaagctgttcaagtttggcttgcacctcagatatggtaatatctaccttcacatcctcagtcccatttgttaacttaccattatccctaagatcttcattagcctcattaaagactgaagcaaagtatttgttcaaatattgggccattcctagattatccttaacttcactccatccttagtaattagtggtcctacttcttctttttttgtttttttcctatttatatggctataaaaccttttactgttggttttaattccctttgctaggtccaactctacctgacttttagcctttctcactttatccctacatgctctaacctcaataaggtaagctttctttactgatccctcccattttccactccttatatgctttctgctttttcttaatcacctctctgagatacttgctcatccagcttggtctaacacacctgcctataaattttttcccttttctagggatacaggcttctgacagcttctgcaactttaacttaaaataattccaggcctcctccactttaagatccataatttctttagtccaatcaacttccctaacgaatttccttaatttactaaagttagcccttttgaaatcaaaaaccctagtctcagatttatttttgtttatccttccatttaatttaaactgaattagctcatgatcactcgagccaaggttgtctcctacaaccatttcatctatgaggtcctcgctactcaccaaaaccaaatctaaaatagcatccccccttgttggttcagcaactacttgatgaaggaattcatcagctatcacatctaggaaaatctgagccctattactattactagcacttgttctccagtctatatctggaaagttgaaatctcccatgattatgcagtttccatgagtatttacttcattaaaaacattaaagaggtctctatccatatccaaactggatcctggtggtctataacacaccccaagcactatcccaggggaggatctgatagttttcttccccaatgtgatttttgcccaaacggactctgtcttctccattccatcactttttatttctttacaatctacctcatctttgatatacaatgcgactccaccacctttacccttatttctgtctttcctaaacagcacatacccttcaatatctgtactccagtcatgcctagtattccaccatgtttctgttattcctataatatctggtttcacttcctggaccaatagctctagttcctcctttttattacctaggctcctcacattggtgtacaaacatcttaatttttgctgtttggcctcattcacattctttacccaatttggcacagatgttatacctccaatatgacctattagactagtatccaccccacccttcctcatgttcattctcctacccccagctatatcctttcttactttgttttcctccctctcagtgttaaaatctggcgtagagattaccttggcatctcccaaccgtctcccccaaattcctagtttaaagctctcttaataagttgagccagcctccatcctagaagtctatttccctccctacttaggtgaagtccatctctagagaacagtcctctgtccataaatgcctcccagtgaccatacatcccaaagccctccttatagcaccactgcctaagccatctattgatcatcataattctgttacatct contains the following coding sequences:
- the LOC142823489 gene encoding uncharacterized protein LOC142823489, yielding MVMKTRSACASTSPVSSTCACIQTENLSMDASTQVLVWCCSICGLQFPLSDLQAGGDNHCERCLLVESLRQQVGELQEEVARLRCIRGHEEFLDSIPVESTEVTVLGCGTVDQPLMEEAVVQGENWQLVTSGSRQCSTPAPNPPTVLLHNRYTLLSAGDKESPPTVEETRPCTTKVEQSPATTARRKHRVVGDSVLRGTEAPICRPDSSSRKVCCLPGARIRDVTEALSRIIWPSDYYPMLLIHVGTNDTARCDTERIKCDYRALGVRVKEFGAQVVFSSILPVKGRGPGRERCILEVNAWLRRWCHQKGFGFLDHGVLFQEGLLGGDGVHLSRSGKALFGHRLANLVRRALN